CCTCCTCCTGGAGACGGACCCACCCCTGAAGGGCGGCCGCTACGTCATCTACGGCTGCCCCGAGTGCGAGGACCTGGCCTGCGGCGCGGTCACCGCCGTCATCCAGCGGGACGGCGCCGACTACATCTGGCGCGACTTCGCCTGGCAGACCGACGAACACGCCGACCTGGAGCGCAACGGCTACCACGGCATAGGGCCCTTCCGCTTCGCCGGAGCCGAGTACCGCGCGGCCCTCGACTCCCTCATCGACGGCACCGAAGCCCCGGCCGCCAGGCGCCGCGTCCTGCTGATCGGCGCCCGCGTCGCCGTCCTCGCCAAGCTCGCCGCCGCCCTGCGCGCGATCGGCATCGGCGCCGACATCACCGGCGACGCGACCCATGTCCCCGCCGACGAACTCCGCGGCTACGGCGCCGTGGCGTTCGGCCGGGCCGTCACGGAGGAGCAACGGGCCGCCGTACGGGCCGCGTTCGACCGCGCCGGGGTCGACGTGGCGTACGTCGACGGCCTCGCCCCCATCGTTCCGCTCCTCGTCGCCCAGATCGAACACGCCCTGGACCGCCGTCCGGCCGACCAGCACCGGCTCACCCGCCTGGTCGCGGCCGACGGCGAGGCGGGCATCGAGGTCACCTCGCCGTGCCGGGTGCGCGTCACGGCGTACCGTCTCGACCGCCTGTACCGCAGCCACACGCGGGATGTCTTCGACGGCGTCCTGGAAGCCGGCCGGCACCGCATCGCCCTCGACGCGAAGGCGGTGAAGGGCGAGTCGTTCGTCGTGGCGCGGACGACCGGGAGCGTGCTGGTGGAGCCGATGGCGCGCTGAAAACCGCGGCGCGGACGGGGAAGCGGACCGATTAGGATCGATGGCCTGATGACTGCCACTCTCGTCGCCAAGAATCTCGCCGCCGGACACGGCGACCGCGCCCTCTTCACCGGGCTCGACCTCGTCGTCGCCCCCGGCGATGTGATCGGCCTTGTCGGTGCCAACGGCGCGGGCAAGTCCACCCTCCTCAGGATGCTCGCCGGGCTCCTCGCCCCCGAGGAGGGCGAACTGCGCCTCTCCCCGCCGGCGGCGACCGTGGGCCACCTCCCGCAGGAGCCGGAGCGGCGCCCGGGCGAGAGCGTGCGCGAGTTTCTGGCCCGCCGCACGGGAGTCGCCGAGGCGCAACGCACGATGGACGAGGCCACCCAGGCCCTGGTGGACGGAGCGCCCGGCGCCGACGACGCGTACTCGACGAGCCTGGAGCGCTGGCTCGACCTCGGCGGCGCGGACCTCGACGAACGGGCCGAGGAGATCGCCGACTCCCTGGGCCTGGCGATCGACCTGGACCAGCCGATGACGTCCCTGTCCGGCGGCCAGGCGGCGAGAGCGGGCCTGGCTTCTCTGCTCCTCTCCCGCTACGACGTCTTCCTCCTCGACGAGCCCACCAACGACCTGGACCTCGACGGCCTGGAGCGCCTCGAACGCTTCGTCTCCGGCCTGCGCGCGGGCACGGTCGTCGTGTCGCACGACCGAGAGTTCCTCACCCGCACGGTCACCAAGGTCCTCGAACTCGACCTGGCGCAGAACCAGATCAACCTCTACGGCGGCGGCTACGAGGCGTACCTGGAGGAGCGGGACGTGGCACGCCGGCACGCCCGCGACGACTTCGAGGAGTACGCCGACAAGCGCTCCGCGCTCCAGGACCGGGCGCAGATGCAGCGCGGCTGGATGGACAAGGGCGTCAAGAACGCCCGCCGCAAGGCGAACAACGACAACGACAAGATCGGCCGCAAGTTCCGCAGCGAGGCGAGCGAGAAGCAGGCGGCGAAGGCGCGGCAGACCCAGCGCATGATCGAACGCCTCGATGTCGTCGAGGAGCCCCGCAAGGAGTGGGAGCTGCGGATGGAGATCGCGTCCGCGCCGCGCTCCGGCGCGGTCGTCGCGACGCTGCGGGACGCGGAGGTACGGCGCGGTGACTTCAGCTTCGGGCCGGTGTCCCTGCAGATCGACTGGGCGGACCGGGTCGCGGTGACCGGTGCGAACGGGGCGGGCAAGTCGACGCTTCTCGGCGCACTGCTCGGGCGTGTCCCGTTGGACGCCGGGCATGCGGCGCTCGGCTCCGGTGTCCTGGTGGGCGAGGTCGACCAGGCCCGCCAGCTGTTCCACGGTACGGAGTCTCTGCTGGACGCGTTCTGTGCGGCCGTGCCGGACACCGAGCCTGCTGAAGTC
The nucleotide sequence above comes from Streptomyces sp. N50. Encoded proteins:
- a CDS encoding oxidoreductase; this encodes MSAEYAAFGLAPAMRAGEVLADGGYQVHRDFVDFIVDGRPLLFQLTDLDAVSPLASDVPPAIFTAQVRSLLLETDPPLKGGRYVIYGCPECEDLACGAVTAVIQRDGADYIWRDFAWQTDEHADLERNGYHGIGPFRFAGAEYRAALDSLIDGTEAPAARRRVLLIGARVAVLAKLAAALRAIGIGADITGDATHVPADELRGYGAVAFGRAVTEEQRAAVRAAFDRAGVDVAYVDGLAPIVPLLVAQIEHALDRRPADQHRLTRLVAADGEAGIEVTSPCRVRVTAYRLDRLYRSHTRDVFDGVLEAGRHRIALDAKAVKGESFVVARTTGSVLVEPMAR
- a CDS encoding ABC-F family ATP-binding cassette domain-containing protein, whose translation is MTATLVAKNLAAGHGDRALFTGLDLVVAPGDVIGLVGANGAGKSTLLRMLAGLLAPEEGELRLSPPAATVGHLPQEPERRPGESVREFLARRTGVAEAQRTMDEATQALVDGAPGADDAYSTSLERWLDLGGADLDERAEEIADSLGLAIDLDQPMTSLSGGQAARAGLASLLLSRYDVFLLDEPTNDLDLDGLERLERFVSGLRAGTVVVSHDREFLTRTVTKVLELDLAQNQINLYGGGYEAYLEERDVARRHARDDFEEYADKRSALQDRAQMQRGWMDKGVKNARRKANNDNDKIGRKFRSEASEKQAAKARQTQRMIERLDVVEEPRKEWELRMEIASAPRSGAVVATLRDAEVRRGDFSFGPVSLQIDWADRVAVTGANGAGKSTLLGALLGRVPLDAGHAALGSGVLVGEVDQARQLFHGTESLLDAFCAAVPDTEPAEVRTLLAKFGLKAHHVMRPAGTLSPGERTRSALALLQGRGVNLLVLDEPTNHLDLPAIEQLESALDEYEGTLLLVTHDRRMLDAVQVTRRLEVADGKVTEQR